A section of the Anabaena cylindrica PCC 7122 genome encodes:
- a CDS encoding D-alanyl-D-alanine carboxypeptidase, with protein MLELLGSGLVSLWLDMAGVKIKPLNALDALAWQSSPGFVIAPDPNPAGAMSVQEYLKDLITSKVVTQDLIKHQGIWLQSGPMLMANHQGTIPLPAASLTKVATSLAAFKTWGPDHQFETLVSTTGSIVNGVVQGDLVITGSGDPMFVGEEAIALANALNKIGIKQVKGNLVITGNFAMNFQRNPLLAGQLLKQALDHKTWNRSVIYQYSIMPKGTPKPQIVIAGTVKVAPQPNPKQTLLVRHLSLPLKELIKEMNIYSNNDMAEMLAESVGGANIVKATAANLARVPQSEIQLINGSGLGRENRISPRAVCAMFMALQNAASAYNLTLGDLFPMSGLDHRGTMNSRHMPAATVMKTGTLSDVSALAGVVPTRDRGLVWFAIINRGNNVSSFRAEQDKLLQHLVKQLQASAGVPTVLTPHSATQSLPKLGSVQRNEILYRS; from the coding sequence ATGCTGGAATTATTAGGTTCAGGTTTGGTTTCACTTTGGCTCGATATGGCTGGGGTCAAGATCAAGCCTTTAAATGCTTTAGATGCATTGGCTTGGCAAAGTAGTCCGGGCTTTGTCATTGCCCCTGATCCCAACCCAGCAGGAGCTATGAGTGTACAAGAATATCTCAAAGACCTAATTACCTCCAAGGTAGTAACCCAAGATCTGATCAAGCACCAGGGAATTTGGTTGCAGTCTGGGCCAATGCTGATGGCTAATCACCAAGGTACAATCCCTCTACCCGCAGCATCTTTAACTAAGGTAGCGACTTCACTAGCGGCTTTTAAAACTTGGGGGCCAGACCATCAATTTGAGACTTTGGTTAGTACTACAGGCTCAATTGTCAATGGGGTTGTTCAGGGTGATTTGGTGATTACTGGTAGTGGTGATCCGATGTTTGTGGGTGAGGAAGCGATCGCTCTTGCTAATGCTCTCAACAAAATTGGCATCAAGCAGGTAAAGGGCAACTTGGTAATTACTGGCAATTTCGCCATGAATTTTCAACGCAATCCCCTCTTGGCTGGTCAATTACTCAAACAAGCCCTAGATCATAAAACGTGGAATCGTTCTGTGATTTACCAATACTCAATCATGCCCAAGGGAACACCCAAACCCCAAATTGTGATTGCTGGTACGGTTAAAGTCGCACCGCAGCCTAACCCTAAACAAACTTTACTGGTACGTCATCTTTCTTTACCCTTAAAGGAACTCATTAAGGAGATGAATATTTACAGTAATAACGATATGGCAGAAATGTTAGCTGAGTCGGTGGGTGGAGCAAATATAGTTAAAGCTACTGCTGCTAACCTGGCCAGAGTTCCCCAGTCAGAAATTCAATTAATTAACGGTTCTGGACTGGGACGAGAAAATCGTATTTCCCCTAGAGCAGTATGTGCCATGTTCATGGCGCTACAAAATGCAGCTTCTGCCTATAATCTGACCTTAGGTGATTTGTTTCCTATGTCTGGGTTAGATCACCGGGGGACAATGAACTCTAGACATATGCCCGCTGCGACTGTGATGAAAACAGGAACTCTCAGCGATGTGAGTGCTTTAGCCGGAGTTGTGCCTACACGCGATCGCGGTTTAGTCTGGTTTGCGATCATCAATCGTGGTAACAATGTGTCAAGTTTCCGTGCCGAACAAGATAAACTTTTGCAACATCTGGTCAAACAATTGCAAGCATCCGCTGGTGTTCCTACTGTCCTTACTCCTCACTCGGCTACACAGTCATTACCAAAATTAGGTTCAGTTCAGAGAAATGAGATTTTATATAGAAGCTAG
- the metG gene encoding methionine--tRNA ligase, giving the protein MTLVNKTKNTFVLTTPLYYVNDVPHIGSAYTTIAADVIARFQRLLGNQVLLITGTDEHGQKIQRTAENLGKAPQEFCDEIVPSFLNLWQVLNIQYDRFSRTTTANHQAIVKEFFQQVWENGDIYQGQQKGWYCVSCEEFKEERELLDDKRCPIHTTKPVEWRDEQNYFFRLSKYQTKLEEFYQSRPDFIQPASRRNEVLNFVSQGLQDFSISRVNLDWGFPVPVDSKHTLYVWFDALLGYVTALLEPDDPEPTLANALKTWWPINLHLIGKDILRFHAVYWPAMLMSANLPLPERVFGHGFLTKDGQKMGKTLGNTLDPIALVKSYGSDAVRYYFLKEIEFGKDGDFNEIRFINVLNADLANDLGNLLNRTLNMVQKYCAGKVPAIAPEVIPVENPLKAIGLRLGEQVKQAYETPAFSEACLAVLSLVQASNKFIDEQAPWSLYKQGKQEEVEAVLYTVLESVRLAAYLLSPIIPNISSDIYQQLGWGINFNNQPESSIAAPFTNHAKWGLLSDKQQLGTPQPIFKRIEPLKND; this is encoded by the coding sequence ATGACCCTAGTGAATAAAACAAAAAATACCTTTGTACTGACAACACCTTTATACTATGTAAACGATGTTCCTCATATTGGCAGTGCTTATACAACAATAGCTGCGGATGTAATAGCCAGGTTTCAACGCTTATTGGGAAATCAAGTACTGCTGATTACGGGTACAGATGAACATGGGCAAAAAATTCAGCGTACAGCAGAAAATTTAGGAAAAGCACCACAAGAATTTTGTGATGAAATAGTACCAAGTTTTCTGAACTTATGGCAAGTTCTGAATATTCAATACGATCGCTTTAGTCGCACTACCACGGCAAATCATCAAGCAATTGTCAAAGAATTTTTTCAGCAAGTTTGGGAAAACGGCGATATTTACCAAGGACAACAAAAAGGTTGGTACTGCGTATCCTGTGAAGAATTTAAAGAAGAAAGAGAACTGCTAGATGACAAACGTTGCCCCATACATACTACCAAGCCAGTAGAGTGGCGAGACGAGCAAAACTACTTTTTCCGTTTATCCAAATATCAAACCAAACTAGAGGAATTCTATCAGTCTAGACCAGATTTTATCCAGCCGGCAAGTCGGCGAAATGAAGTTCTCAACTTTGTGAGTCAAGGTTTACAAGACTTTTCGATTTCGCGGGTGAACTTAGATTGGGGTTTTCCAGTACCTGTAGATTCCAAACATACCCTTTATGTGTGGTTTGATGCCCTCTTGGGTTATGTCACCGCATTGTTAGAACCAGACGATCCAGAACCGACTTTAGCCAATGCCCTAAAAACCTGGTGGCCAATTAATCTCCACCTGATAGGTAAAGATATATTGCGCTTTCATGCAGTTTACTGGCCAGCAATGCTGATGTCAGCTAATTTACCCTTGCCAGAGCGAGTATTTGGGCATGGATTTTTGACTAAAGACGGTCAAAAAATGGGAAAAACTCTAGGTAATACCCTTGATCCAATCGCATTAGTCAAAAGCTATGGTAGTGATGCCGTTCGTTATTACTTCCTTAAGGAAATCGAATTTGGCAAAGATGGAGATTTTAATGAAATTAGGTTCATTAATGTTTTGAATGCAGATTTGGCAAATGATTTAGGTAATTTGTTAAATCGTACTTTGAACATGGTGCAAAAATACTGCGCTGGAAAAGTGCCTGCAATTGCTCCAGAAGTTATTCCGGTTGAGAATCCTTTGAAAGCGATTGGTTTACGTCTAGGGGAGCAAGTCAAACAAGCCTATGAGACACCAGCTTTCAGTGAAGCTTGTCTAGCTGTTCTTTCACTGGTACAAGCCAGCAACAAGTTTATTGATGAACAAGCTCCTTGGTCATTATATAAGCAAGGAAAACAGGAAGAAGTGGAAGCAGTGCTGTACACAGTTCTGGAATCTGTGAGACTAGCAGCTTATCTCCTATCTCCAATTATTCCTAATATCAGCAGTGATATTTATCAGCAACTAGGATGGGGCATAAACTTTAACAATCAACCAGAAAGTTCAATTGCTGCTCCTTTTACTAACCATGCAAAATGGGGCTTACTTTCAGATAAACAGCAGTTGGGTACACCCCAACCAATTTTTAAACGTATAGAACCACTAAAAAACGATTAG
- a CDS encoding Rpn family recombination-promoting nuclease/putative transposase: MTEITANYDETWKEAIGDYFESFITFFYPELHQQIDWTKNPVSLDKELEQITASAKTKNRHADKLFQVWLLDNQELWILIHVEVQSQYDKEFAQRMFIYNYRAFDLYQKPVVSLAILGDETKSWRPNSYQYGLGNSQLLFNFSIVKLLDYQWEDLEQNNNVFAIVVMAHLKTKATTSNLSAREQWKWNLARLLYERGYNRKEIADLYKVIDLMMALSEELQSSFEERLANYQEEIKMPLLTNIERRAIERTQKQDIIKLLQVRFGNIPENLVEKINQVDDTSLSEKLLISTISVNSLEEFQQLINSNLPEPE, translated from the coding sequence ATGACCGAAATCACAGCCAACTATGATGAAACCTGGAAAGAAGCAATAGGAGACTATTTTGAGTCATTTATAACTTTCTTTTATCCAGAACTTCATCAACAAATTGATTGGACAAAAAACCCCGTTTCTCTAGATAAAGAATTAGAACAAATTACCGCATCTGCGAAAACAAAAAATCGCCACGCTGATAAATTATTCCAAGTGTGGTTATTAGATAATCAAGAACTTTGGATATTAATTCATGTAGAAGTACAAAGTCAATATGACAAAGAATTTGCACAAAGGATGTTTATCTACAACTATCGAGCTTTTGATTTATATCAAAAACCAGTTGTTAGTTTAGCAATACTAGGAGATGAAACTAAAAGTTGGCGACCCAATTCTTACCAATATGGTTTAGGAAATAGTCAACTGCTTTTTAACTTTTCTATTGTGAAACTCCTAGATTATCAATGGGAAGACCTGGAGCAAAATAATAATGTTTTTGCTATAGTAGTAATGGCACATTTAAAGACCAAAGCCACTACGAGCAATTTATCAGCCAGAGAGCAGTGGAAATGGAATTTAGCCCGGTTACTTTATGAAAGAGGCTATAACCGTAAAGAAATTGCTGATTTGTATAAAGTCATTGATTTAATGATGGCTTTATCTGAAGAACTACAATCAAGTTTTGAAGAAAGATTAGCTAATTATCAGGAGGAAATAAAAATGCCCTTATTAACTAATATTGAAAGACGAGCGATAGAAAGAACTCAAAAGCAAGATATTATCAAACTATTGCAAGTCCGGTTTGGTAATATTCCAGAAAATCTAGTTGAAAAAATTAATCAGGTTGATGATACATCTTTGTCAGAAAAACTCCTGATATCAACAATTAGTGTTAATTCTTTGGAGGAATTTCAACAGTTAATTAACTCTAATTTGCCAGAACCAGAATAA
- a CDS encoding NYN domain-containing protein — protein sequence MLNNLENDSIFTPEQVLENRGRVAIFIDGSNLFYAALQLGIEIDYTKLLCRLTGGSRLLRAFFYTGVDRTNEKQQGFLLWMRRNGYRVIAKDLVQLPDGSKKANLDVEIAVDMMALVDSYDTAVLVSGDGDLAYAVNSVSYRGVRVEVVSLRSMTSDSLINVSDRYIDLEAIKEDIQKTPRQSYPYRPLSSMGFLDEHRDSEGHLEIPE from the coding sequence ATGTTGAATAATTTGGAAAACGACTCAATATTTACACCAGAACAAGTTTTAGAAAATCGTGGTCGTGTAGCCATATTTATAGATGGCTCAAATTTATTTTATGCGGCTTTACAATTAGGAATTGAAATTGATTACACTAAGCTTTTATGCCGATTAACTGGGGGATCAAGGCTGTTGCGGGCTTTTTTCTATACTGGTGTAGATCGGACAAATGAGAAGCAACAGGGATTTTTGCTCTGGATGCGTCGCAATGGTTACCGAGTCATTGCTAAAGATTTGGTGCAACTGCCAGATGGCTCAAAAAAAGCTAACCTGGATGTAGAAATAGCTGTTGATATGATGGCTCTTGTTGATTCCTATGATACCGCAGTTTTAGTTAGCGGTGACGGCGATTTAGCTTATGCTGTAAATTCGGTCAGCTATCGGGGTGTCCGGGTCGAAGTGGTGAGTTTGCGATCGATGACTAGTGATAGCTTAATTAATGTGAGCGATCGCTATATTGATTTAGAAGCCATCAAAGAAGACATCCAAAAAACACCCCGTCAAAGCTATCCATATCGACCTTTATCTAGTATGGGTTTTTTGGATGAGCATCGAGATAGTGAAGGACATCTAGAAATTCCTGAATAA
- a CDS encoding alpha/beta fold hydrolase — MADVELKPCFLTPKRIQPKYPLFVYLPGMDGSGQLLRSQTAGLEIGFDVRCLAIPRQDLTTWEVLTKNVLDLIHAELEKSCHRPVYLCGESFGGCLAMKVAIQSPHLFKRIILINPASAFQLRPWLNSLSQLTDFVPSWFYDVGALGLLPFLASLSRMSSSDRHELLRTMRSLPAETVNWRLSLLREFQVEEERLRQLKQQVLLIAGGSDRLLPSVSEVERLDNILPNPKIVMLPDSGHACLLEESVNLYEILKDNEFVETVRIQESGVMSQNV, encoded by the coding sequence ATGGCAGACGTTGAACTTAAACCTTGTTTCCTGACTCCCAAACGCATACAACCAAAATATCCGCTGTTTGTCTATTTACCAGGAATGGATGGAAGTGGTCAACTGTTGCGATCGCAAACTGCCGGTCTAGAAATTGGCTTTGATGTCCGTTGTTTGGCGATCCCCAGACAAGACCTCACTACCTGGGAGGTGCTAACAAAGAACGTTTTAGACTTGATTCATGCGGAATTAGAAAAAAGCTGTCACCGTCCAGTTTACTTATGTGGGGAGTCTTTTGGTGGTTGTTTGGCTATGAAAGTCGCTATCCAATCACCACATTTATTTAAACGCATTATTTTGATTAATCCAGCTTCAGCGTTTCAACTGCGTCCTTGGCTGAACTCTTTATCGCAACTAACAGACTTCGTACCGTCATGGTTTTATGATGTTGGTGCATTGGGATTATTACCATTTTTAGCATCGTTATCCCGTATGTCTAGTAGCGATCGCCATGAACTACTCAGAACGATGCGTTCTCTCCCCGCAGAAACGGTAAACTGGCGTTTGTCGTTATTGCGGGAGTTTCAAGTGGAAGAGGAAAGATTGCGACAACTGAAGCAACAGGTTTTGCTTATTGCTGGGGGGAGCGATCGCTTGTTACCTTCTGTGAGTGAAGTGGAACGATTAGATAATATTTTACCGAATCCCAAGATAGTGATGCTTCCTGATAGTGGACACGCCTGTTTGTTAGAAGAAAGTGTCAATCTGTATGAAATTCTTAAAGATAATGAATTTGTAGAAACTGTAAGAATTCAGGAGTCAGGAGTCATGAGTCAGAATGTTTGA
- the lptC gene encoding LPS export ABC transporter periplasmic protein LptC yields the protein MQHQKGRTNGGRKSQLPGGSKTNSPHFYSWSGGKLWENFKLPKNWSYLPLTLFLVIGLFSCGTPSPTKPDPGDASNQDRDSKLTFFGVALEQFDEVGRPIWKVKAIRAKYTKEKEIGEAENPDGELYQDGKIVYTIKADKADIQQDGKQLLLRGKILATDPLNGVVLQGNELEWRPQEDLLIVRNQLNGNHKQLKATAQEARVKTREQRVEFSGKVVATANDPQLQMRTEHLIWQVKEEKLIGNRPIEIDRYKDNKITDRGRGNAAEINLKTKVATIQPKAQLELLDPSMQITSNSMTWNIKQEIVKTNSPVRVFHKTENVTVTGNQGEMKIPQKTVYLTGNVNAVGQRRQSLKSNKLTWYLDRKLLEAQGNIVYRQIDPQLNFTGETAIGNLQTENIVVKGGSSKERVLTEIIPQDGSY from the coding sequence ATGCAACATCAAAAAGGCAGGACGAATGGAGGCAGAAAGTCACAACTTCCGGGGGGAAGTAAAACCAACTCCCCTCACTTCTATTCATGGTCAGGGGGAAAATTATGGGAGAATTTTAAATTGCCAAAAAATTGGTCTTACCTGCCTTTGACCTTATTTTTGGTCATCGGTTTATTTTCCTGTGGAACTCCATCTCCTACTAAACCAGATCCAGGGGATGCATCTAACCAAGATAGAGATAGTAAGTTGACTTTCTTTGGTGTAGCTTTAGAACAATTTGATGAAGTAGGCAGACCAATTTGGAAAGTTAAAGCTATTAGAGCAAAATATACCAAAGAAAAGGAAATTGGTGAGGCTGAAAATCCTGATGGCGAACTTTACCAAGATGGCAAAATAGTTTACACGATAAAAGCAGACAAAGCCGACATTCAGCAAGATGGTAAACAACTGTTGCTTAGAGGTAAAATTCTGGCTACAGATCCTCTTAATGGTGTAGTCTTGCAAGGTAATGAGTTAGAATGGCGACCCCAAGAAGATTTATTAATTGTTCGTAATCAGTTAAATGGTAATCATAAACAATTAAAAGCTACAGCCCAGGAAGCAAGAGTAAAAACCCGTGAACAACGGGTAGAATTTTCTGGAAAAGTAGTGGCAACTGCTAATGACCCACAATTGCAAATGCGAACCGAACATTTAATTTGGCAAGTCAAAGAAGAGAAATTAATTGGTAATCGTCCTATTGAAATTGACCGCTATAAAGACAATAAAATAACTGATCGTGGTCGAGGAAATGCAGCAGAAATTAATTTAAAAACAAAAGTTGCTACTATTCAACCAAAAGCCCAATTAGAGTTACTAGACCCATCTATGCAGATAACCAGTAACTCTATGACCTGGAACATTAAACAAGAAATTGTGAAAACAAATTCCCCTGTGCGTGTTTTTCACAAGACTGAAAATGTAACTGTAACTGGCAATCAAGGGGAGATGAAAATCCCACAAAAAACAGTTTATTTAACAGGCAATGTTAACGCAGTAGGGCAACGTCGTCAGTCTTTAAAATCAAATAAACTCACTTGGTATTTAGACAGAAAACTATTAGAAGCCCAAGGAAATATAGTTTATCGTCAAATTGACCCGCAATTAAATTTCACTGGTGAAACAGCTATTGGGAATCTACAAACAGAAAATATTGTTGTCAAAGGTGGCAGTTCCAAAGAGCGAGTGTTAACAGAAATTATTCCCCAAGATGGTAGTTATTAG
- a CDS encoding LOG family protein, translated as MNSSASFEILESLQADIVELIDRLPTLKHRQFIQQALATIVRLADDEIDRLDWKILSAALADMEGGFQLFYGYRHVRKVTIFGSARLAPETPEYQMAVEFARAVSQLGFMVMTGGGGGIMQAGQEGAGRDNSFGLNIQLPFEQQANHFIDGDPKLLHFKYFFTRKLFLLKESDAVALFPGGFGTQDEAFECITLSQTGKFGPVPVVLIDPPGGDYWRSWSEYINHQLVAKGLVSPDDPSLYTITDNLEVACNAITRFYQVYHSSRYVGDQLVIRLKQDLSDTKVEQLNDNFSDILVKGKIEKSQILPQEGQDETSELPRLVLYFNQRDLGRLYQLIAVINEMCIPSAKEAAHPERK; from the coding sequence ATGAATTCATCTGCATCGTTTGAAATATTAGAATCTCTCCAAGCCGATATTGTTGAATTAATAGATCGTCTACCAACTTTAAAACATCGGCAGTTTATTCAGCAGGCACTTGCTACCATAGTGCGTCTAGCTGATGATGAAATTGATCGTCTTGATTGGAAAATATTATCTGCTGCTTTAGCCGATATGGAAGGAGGTTTTCAACTATTTTATGGTTATCGACACGTTCGCAAAGTTACTATCTTTGGTTCTGCTCGTTTAGCGCCAGAAACACCTGAATACCAGATGGCAGTTGAATTTGCTCGTGCTGTTTCTCAATTGGGCTTTATGGTGATGACAGGCGGTGGTGGTGGTATTATGCAAGCCGGTCAAGAAGGCGCAGGAAGAGACAATTCTTTTGGCTTAAATATTCAGTTGCCATTTGAGCAGCAGGCCAACCATTTTATTGATGGTGATCCTAAACTGCTTCACTTTAAATATTTCTTTACCCGCAAGCTGTTTTTGCTCAAAGAAAGTGATGCGGTAGCTCTGTTTCCTGGTGGGTTTGGTACTCAAGATGAAGCTTTTGAATGTATCACATTAAGCCAAACAGGTAAATTTGGCCCAGTTCCTGTAGTTTTAATTGATCCTCCTGGTGGTGATTATTGGCGCTCTTGGAGCGAATATATCAATCATCAATTGGTGGCAAAAGGTCTGGTTAGTCCAGATGATCCTAGTCTGTACACGATTACAGATAATTTGGAAGTTGCTTGCAATGCTATTACTCGGTTTTACCAGGTTTATCACTCTAGCCGTTATGTCGGTGATCAGTTAGTAATTCGTCTCAAACAAGATTTATCGGATACCAAAGTAGAACAACTGAATGATAATTTCAGTGATATTCTTGTCAAAGGCAAAATTGAAAAAAGTCAGATATTACCTCAAGAGGGTCAAGATGAAACATCTGAGCTACCCCGTTTAGTTTTATACTTCAATCAACGGGATTTGGGTCGTTTATATCAACTGATTGCGGTCATTAATGAAATGTGTATTCCTTCTGCTAAGGAAGCTGCACATCCAGAAAGGAAATAG